A genomic segment from Psychrobacter arcticus 273-4 encodes:
- the aroK gene encoding shikimate kinase AroK — protein sequence MVEELPSVFLVGPMGAGKTTIGRLLAKQLGRTFVDSDWYVESQTGADIAWIFDKEGEAGFRERETRAIDELTQQPQIVLATGGGAVMAAENREFLKQRGIVIYLNAPVDVQMARTAKDKSRPLLQQPNPRKILQGLYSARDPLYRQVAHIIMPTGHTYPRHMVNQLLQQLNSFCASTSVVSEPEKD from the coding sequence ATGGTTGAGGAATTACCGTCGGTATTTTTGGTAGGGCCGATGGGAGCAGGGAAGACCACAATCGGCAGATTACTGGCAAAGCAGCTCGGGCGGACGTTTGTAGACAGTGATTGGTATGTTGAGTCGCAGACCGGCGCTGATATTGCTTGGATATTCGACAAAGAAGGTGAAGCGGGCTTTCGCGAACGTGAAACGCGCGCGATAGATGAGCTGACGCAGCAACCGCAAATTGTCTTAGCGACAGGCGGCGGCGCTGTGATGGCAGCTGAAAATCGTGAATTTTTAAAGCAGCGCGGTATCGTCATTTATCTCAATGCGCCTGTCGATGTGCAAATGGCTCGTACCGCTAAAGACAAATCGCGTCCTTTATTACAACAGCCTAACCCTAGAAAAATACTGCAAGGTTTATACAGCGCGCGTGATCCTTTATATCGTCAAGTGGCGCATATTATTATGCCAACAGGGCATACGTATCCACGGCACATGGTCAATCAGTTATTACAGCAGCTTAACTCATTTTGCGCCTCTACGTCTGTCGTTTCAGAACCTGAAAAAGACTGA
- the pilQ gene encoding type IV pilus secretin PilQ gives MTVRNNKVMMMSNRVSSAFAISALAMSMVAVSSSAYAEQRINNVSVIQTAPAVTQMRLGFSGAPVLPAAYQLDNPSRLVLDFEQVQNGLASRFKEYNIGMVNEVTTLNSDNTTRLIVGLKKTGNYTTAIDGNELLLTITDPKRPVISPVVTKVITNDPVQDVLNGNAAITTTAVVTPIVESSSVAVAPIRTTVTKTQVPADTMVVRVNPLLSPQLASAQVSKQYSYDGLSAVNFSAGNDGGGNVSISLANEAIPVDVQRQGNKLVVRLTGSTVPRNLLRRLNVNSGLVDSIDTKNQSQNGVITINMKEDFEYQAYQSGNQLNIGIRRPELLREPTLEEKVYTGAALSMEFQDVEIRSVLDILAQFTEMNIVASDSVAGNITLRLINVPWDQALDIILKSKNLGKRENGNVILVAPSTELAEQEASELAAQQAVESYAPLRTEYIRLSYAKAADVLTLISQGSGGASGGSTTGTANTNPTDSNSLLSNRGTVTVDERTNTLIVKDVAASIENIHKLIGKIDIPVRQVMIEARIVSASDSFSKELGVRWGILFDGKPDDNRLTSSGLNVDLGISNPASVAFGILKVSDVMLDLELLAMQADNRGEVISTPKILTSDKQTAKISSGTQIPYQEASASGATTTSFKEAALSLEATPNITPDGKIGLQLLITNGTPTIINNQVAIAEDSISTNVIVEDGQTIVLGGVFKNRTNNGVDKVPFLGDLPYIGRAFRKDVRSNTKEELLIFITPKLINDGISRLD, from the coding sequence ATGACAGTACGCAATAACAAGGTAATGATGATGAGCAACCGCGTATCTTCTGCTTTTGCCATCTCGGCATTGGCAATGAGTATGGTAGCCGTAAGTAGCAGTGCCTATGCCGAGCAGCGCATCAACAATGTCTCTGTGATTCAGACTGCGCCAGCCGTAACCCAAATGCGTTTGGGATTTTCAGGTGCGCCAGTATTACCAGCCGCTTATCAGCTTGACAATCCTAGCCGTTTGGTACTGGACTTTGAACAGGTGCAAAACGGGCTTGCCAGTCGTTTTAAAGAATATAATATCGGTATGGTCAATGAAGTTACGACCTTAAACAGCGACAATACCACCCGTCTTATTGTCGGGTTAAAAAAAACGGGTAACTATACTACTGCAATTGACGGCAATGAGTTGTTGCTGACCATTACAGATCCTAAGCGTCCGGTGATTTCTCCGGTGGTCACTAAAGTGATTACCAATGATCCTGTACAAGATGTGTTAAATGGCAATGCTGCTATTACTACCACCGCTGTGGTCACGCCAATTGTCGAAAGCAGTAGTGTCGCTGTTGCTCCGATTAGAACCACAGTCACAAAAACCCAGGTGCCTGCTGATACTATGGTCGTACGCGTCAATCCTTTATTAAGCCCGCAACTTGCCTCAGCACAAGTCAGTAAACAGTATAGCTATGATGGTTTAAGCGCTGTGAATTTTTCAGCGGGGAATGATGGCGGTGGCAATGTCAGTATCTCACTTGCCAATGAAGCCATTCCAGTAGACGTTCAACGTCAAGGTAATAAGCTGGTTGTGCGTTTGACTGGCAGCACGGTACCTAGAAATTTGCTGCGCCGCTTGAATGTTAATAGCGGTTTGGTAGACAGTATTGATACCAAAAATCAAAGTCAAAATGGTGTTATTACCATCAATATGAAAGAGGATTTTGAATACCAAGCCTATCAATCAGGGAATCAGCTAAACATCGGTATCAGAAGACCCGAGCTGCTACGTGAGCCGACGCTTGAAGAAAAAGTATATACCGGTGCAGCATTATCTATGGAGTTTCAAGACGTTGAGATTCGTAGCGTCCTAGATATTTTAGCGCAGTTTACAGAGATGAATATCGTTGCGAGTGATTCGGTCGCCGGCAATATCACCTTACGCCTGATTAATGTACCTTGGGATCAAGCGCTCGATATCATTCTTAAAAGTAAAAATCTTGGCAAGCGTGAAAACGGTAACGTGATTTTGGTTGCGCCCTCAACTGAGCTTGCGGAACAAGAAGCAAGTGAGCTTGCAGCACAACAAGCGGTCGAGTCTTACGCGCCGTTACGTACTGAATATATCCGTCTAAGCTACGCAAAAGCGGCAGATGTCTTAACCCTTATCTCTCAAGGTAGTGGCGGCGCCTCTGGCGGTAGCACTACCGGCACAGCTAATACCAATCCGACCGATAGTAATAGCTTGCTGTCTAATCGTGGTACGGTAACAGTCGATGAGCGTACCAACACTTTGATTGTCAAAGATGTGGCAGCCAGTATCGAAAACATCCATAAACTCATTGGCAAAATCGATATTCCTGTTCGTCAAGTCATGATTGAGGCACGTATCGTTAGCGCCAGCGATAGCTTTAGTAAGGAGCTTGGGGTACGTTGGGGTATTTTGTTTGATGGCAAACCCGATGATAACCGTCTGACATCTAGTGGCTTGAACGTTGATTTGGGTATTTCAAACCCTGCAAGTGTTGCTTTTGGTATCTTGAAGGTATCAGATGTGATGCTTGATCTTGAGCTGTTGGCTATGCAAGCAGACAACCGCGGTGAAGTGATTTCTACGCCAAAGATTCTGACCTCGGATAAACAAACGGCAAAAATATCCTCTGGTACGCAGATTCCTTATCAAGAAGCATCAGCCAGTGGCGCGACCACCACCAGCTTTAAAGAAGCTGCCTTAAGTTTAGAGGCCACGCCGAACATTACCCCAGATGGTAAGATTGGTTTGCAGCTGTTAATCACCAATGGCACACCGACCATTATCAACAATCAGGTTGCCATCGCTGAAGACTCTATTTCAACTAACGTTATTGTTGAAGACGGTCAAACCATTGTACTGGGTGGCGTCTTTAAGAATCGTACTAATAATGGGGTTGATAAAGTGCCTTTCTTAGGTGACTTACCTTATATCGGTCGCGCCTTCCGTAAAGATGTGCGCAGCAATACCAAAGAAGAGCTGCTGATATTTATCACACCAAAACTGATCAATGATGGTATTAGTCGCTTAGATTAG
- a CDS encoding pilus assembly protein PilP, with product MTSQKLPKLRLLLLSAAVLFMTGCTDRIGLAEQAMADIRNQPAQPIEPPPKAELIEDFVYSASAQRSPFLPPSLVNVQGPTTFIDGVRPDITRVKEPLEQYELTQLVFRGVVISPEGQQYALVQRPDGSVASVRVGSYLGLNDGRIVEITPTQINLIEIVPDSRAGFVEKPQSLVSPIS from the coding sequence ATGACTAGCCAAAAACTGCCTAAGTTAAGGTTATTGCTATTAAGTGCTGCTGTTTTATTTATGACGGGTTGTACGGATCGTATCGGCTTAGCAGAACAAGCAATGGCTGATATCCGTAACCAGCCTGCGCAGCCGATTGAGCCACCGCCTAAGGCTGAGCTGATAGAAGATTTTGTCTATAGCGCCAGTGCGCAGCGTAGTCCATTTTTGCCACCGAGTTTAGTTAACGTACAAGGTCCGACCACCTTTATTGATGGGGTACGCCCTGATATAACTCGAGTCAAAGAGCCACTTGAACAGTACGAGCTGACGCAACTGGTCTTTCGCGGTGTGGTTATCTCACCTGAAGGTCAACAGTATGCTTTAGTACAGCGTCCGGATGGTTCGGTTGCCAGTGTTAGAGTGGGTAGTTATCTTGGATTGAATGACGGTCGTATTGTTGAAATCACGCCGACGCAGATTAATTTGATTGAAATTGTGCCAGACAGTCGTGCTGGGTTTGTTGAAAAACCCCAATCACTGGTGTCTCCTATAAGCTAA
- a CDS encoding type 4a pilus biogenesis protein PilO, producing the protein MKLTRKKTRIKIKKTAIKPKKQFDLNEFRRSFESLDSENYGSWPLPVKVTIIGFIIAMIAVLSWALPISSKIDEITAAESQQQTLLDSYREKESRARHLQAYQAQVLQMEAEFKALLDQLPKDTRVSELVEGINMTGVGSNIRFQDISVEPEIENEFFIEQPIRIAALGDYHQFGSFISGLAALPRIITMHDFEVSNPQPTLDVLPELNLVLQTKTYRSKEADPEGDAAAAEAAPTAAAGGN; encoded by the coding sequence ATGAAACTGACCCGTAAAAAAACCCGCATTAAAATTAAAAAGACGGCGATAAAGCCAAAAAAACAGTTTGATTTAAATGAATTTCGCCGCAGTTTTGAGTCATTGGATTCTGAAAACTACGGCAGTTGGCCGCTTCCTGTAAAAGTAACCATCATTGGATTCATTATTGCGATGATTGCAGTGTTGTCCTGGGCGCTACCGATTAGTAGTAAAATCGATGAAATTACAGCAGCAGAAAGCCAACAACAAACGTTGCTTGATAGCTACCGTGAAAAAGAATCACGCGCGCGCCATCTACAAGCTTATCAAGCACAAGTGCTCCAAATGGAAGCGGAGTTTAAGGCTTTACTTGACCAGCTACCAAAAGATACGCGCGTATCAGAATTGGTTGAGGGTATCAATATGACGGGCGTGGGCAGTAATATACGTTTTCAGGACATATCCGTTGAGCCTGAAATTGAAAACGAATTCTTTATTGAGCAGCCTATTCGTATCGCAGCGTTGGGCGACTATCATCAGTTTGGTAGCTTTATCAGTGGTTTGGCGGCTTTACCAAGGATTATCACCATGCACGATTTTGAAGTCAGTAATCCGCAGCCAACCTTAGATGTTTTACCCGAGCTGAATTTGGTGTTGCAAACTAAAACCTATCGCTCAAAAGAAGCAGACCCTGAAGGTGATGCAGCGGCTGCTGAAGCTGCGCCCACTGCTGCTGCAGGAGGCAACTGA
- a CDS encoding PilN domain-containing protein, giving the protein MARINLLPWRQEERARRNKEFITLVVAVTLLSLLVAFATWSYFNNELDEQLAANALIEQENARLDKALVEIDSLEQRREDIISRMQVIQDLQGRRPVPVRLWDDLAKAIPPALYLNNLKREGDVLTLTGLADNPNVVSSLIRNLDNSKWMGNSAVSNIQQNITAYQAAPVLENTVTTPGEQQRPIYPEDSYVQFVITTKVQSATAVPVEGVDGAVGLGGEL; this is encoded by the coding sequence ATGGCTCGTATTAACCTACTGCCTTGGCGGCAAGAAGAGCGTGCCCGCCGTAATAAAGAGTTTATCACCTTGGTGGTGGCAGTGACGCTGCTGTCTCTGCTGGTGGCATTTGCGACTTGGAGTTATTTTAATAATGAACTTGATGAGCAATTAGCTGCCAATGCGCTAATAGAACAAGAAAACGCTCGCTTAGATAAGGCGTTGGTCGAGATTGATAGCTTAGAGCAGCGCCGTGAAGATATTATCTCACGTATGCAGGTTATTCAAGACCTGCAAGGTCGACGTCCTGTACCTGTACGTTTATGGGATGATCTTGCTAAAGCCATTCCGCCAGCGCTTTATTTAAATAACTTAAAGCGTGAAGGGGATGTGCTGACGTTGACAGGTCTTGCTGACAATCCAAACGTTGTATCGAGCTTGATTCGTAATCTTGATAACAGTAAATGGATGGGCAACTCAGCCGTTAGTAATATTCAGCAAAACATTACGGCTTATCAAGCCGCGCCGGTCTTAGAAAATACGGTCACTACGCCTGGTGAACAGCAGCGTCCTATTTATCCTGAAGACAGCTATGTACAGTTTGTGATCACGACCAAAGTACAGTCTGCAACGGCCGTTCCTGTAGAAGGTGTTGATGGCGCTGTTGGACTTGGAGGTGAGTTATGA
- the pilM gene encoding type IV pilus assembly protein PilM has product MRLFTSKSRYLIGVDIGTTSVKLVDIQRQQGVFHLRSYGTEILSEGIVIDKLIVDTEAVGNTIAGLARRCQAVGSSAATAVSGSAVITKIIDMDMVLNDVEREAQIRLDADQYIPYPLDDVNLDFEVLGPSLINDDMVQVLLAASRSENVDQRVDALTFGGLQTKVMDIESHAIERAFGLMVDSLPNLPELVALVDIGHNQTTLYVAKNGEFIYSREQLFGGSQLTEAIQNRYGLSAEEASISQREHALPEDYYPDVLTPFIENTIQQITRSLQFYFSSSQYSSIDHVVLAGGSSAIAGLAGMAQQRLGVPVSIANPFINMTIAPHIDHEQLAIDAPSLMAACGLALRSFD; this is encoded by the coding sequence GTGAGGCTATTTACTTCTAAGAGTCGATATTTGATTGGCGTGGATATTGGTACCACCTCAGTCAAGCTGGTTGACATACAGCGCCAACAAGGCGTTTTCCACCTAAGATCTTATGGTACTGAAATATTATCTGAAGGCATAGTCATTGATAAACTCATTGTAGACACTGAAGCGGTAGGTAATACTATAGCAGGCTTGGCTCGACGTTGCCAAGCGGTGGGCAGTAGTGCTGCCACTGCAGTCTCAGGGTCCGCGGTGATTACCAAAATCATCGATATGGATATGGTGCTAAATGACGTGGAGCGTGAAGCTCAGATTCGCTTGGATGCGGACCAATACATACCTTATCCGCTAGATGATGTCAATTTGGACTTTGAGGTATTGGGTCCGTCGCTTATAAATGACGATATGGTGCAAGTGTTACTTGCTGCCTCTCGCTCAGAAAACGTCGATCAAAGGGTTGATGCCTTGACATTCGGTGGTCTGCAAACCAAAGTGATGGATATTGAGTCTCATGCCATTGAGCGTGCTTTTGGCTTGATGGTAGACAGTCTGCCAAACTTGCCAGAGTTGGTGGCGTTGGTCGATATCGGACACAATCAAACAACTTTATATGTCGCCAAAAATGGCGAATTCATCTATAGCCGTGAGCAGCTATTTGGTGGTAGCCAGCTGACGGAAGCCATCCAAAACCGCTATGGTTTGTCTGCTGAAGAAGCTTCTATTAGTCAGCGCGAGCATGCCTTACCTGAAGATTACTATCCCGATGTCTTAACGCCATTTATAGAAAATACCATTCAACAAATCACTCGCTCTTTACAGTTTTATTTTTCTTCAAGTCAATATAGTAGTATCGACCATGTGGTCCTTGCTGGTGGTAGCAGCGCCATAGCAGGTCTTGCTGGTATGGCGCAGCAAAGATTGGGCGTGCCTGTGAGTATTGCAAATCCGTTCATTAATATGACCATCGCTCCGCATATCGATCATGAGCAACTAGCGATTGATGCACCCAGTTTAATGGCCGCTTGCGGTCTGGCGTTAAGGAGCTTTGACTAA
- a CDS encoding penicillin-binding protein 1A, translating to MTKKNATVRLIHFLVGLFIACLALAVVLALAVPIGFYGMAMYLSPTLPSTQEIKTANLEMPLQIYSSDDKLIGQYGNRLSLPITFEEIPEDLTHAFLAAEDSSFFQHSGISIKGLGRAVTEVVTDDESQTGGSTITMQVAKNYFLSSDRTLNRKLTELFLARKIEDELSKNDILTLYVNKIYLGEGAYGIRAAAKKYYSKSLENLTIAEMAMLAGLPKAPSKYNPVANPSRALTRRNWIIGRMHELGYIDKAQHDEAINAPIGVQLYQEKLDVNMPYLAEMTRAALVERYGEQVMHGGWRVHLTVDSQAQIDAEKAVSSGLVAYEHRHGWRGAEANDEPLENFRRYSNMSPAKVTKVNTSSFEATMLSGKSVTVNWSGMRWARKYISADRIGYFPSNASQIVSKNDIIRLIPTASGGWQLGQIPEVQGSLVSLNPDTGGVRALVGGFDFNHSKFNRALQGWRQTGSTIKPLVYTAALEKGYRPDSIVSDRPLQVGDWKPKNSDGRFLGDITLSRGLYLSRNLVSIRLLQAIGVSDARNLLDEFGLDKEKLPTTLSLALGTGQATPLQMATAYATFANGGHRIQPYFIEQIYNYNNKLLFQANPQQACALCFNEQLNDVNKKLTEEYDAKIEADKVDSTTTKDSKKTDLSIYDASPESDRLKAPVVQYVRAEQAPRILTPKVAYEMADILRDVIQRGTAVKARSLGRDDIGGKTGTTNEAKDAWFAGFHPTNATVVWMGFDQPSTMGRREYGGVAALPVWMDFMKAQLKDTPSQWVSINNRAKSKKQSIIEMMDKGVTELDGEDTDVGKSEKPVKTSIQKRQPPTPKPVETPEGTTVAKPTNNGIINSPAQQPKPLVVKPVERMPAMPE from the coding sequence ATGACCAAAAAAAATGCTACCGTTCGTCTCATTCACTTTTTGGTGGGGCTTTTCATTGCCTGTCTAGCATTGGCGGTCGTATTGGCGCTTGCTGTCCCTATTGGGTTCTATGGTATGGCGATGTATTTATCGCCAACGTTGCCAAGTACGCAAGAGATTAAGACGGCAAATTTAGAGATGCCATTACAGATATATAGTAGTGATGACAAATTGATTGGGCAATATGGGAACCGTTTATCATTACCTATTACCTTTGAAGAAATACCAGAAGATTTGACCCATGCTTTTTTAGCAGCAGAAGACTCTTCGTTTTTTCAGCACAGTGGTATTAGTATTAAAGGATTAGGGCGCGCGGTTACCGAAGTGGTGACGGATGATGAAAGCCAAACAGGTGGTTCAACCATCACCATGCAGGTCGCCAAAAACTATTTTTTAAGCTCAGATCGCACATTAAACCGTAAACTAACGGAATTGTTTTTAGCCCGTAAAATTGAAGACGAGCTGAGTAAAAACGACATCCTTACCCTTTATGTCAATAAAATATACTTAGGCGAAGGTGCTTATGGTATTCGCGCTGCTGCCAAAAAATACTACAGTAAATCACTAGAGAATCTCACCATTGCAGAGATGGCAATGCTGGCAGGTTTGCCTAAAGCCCCTTCTAAATACAATCCTGTTGCCAATCCAAGTCGTGCGCTCACGCGCCGTAACTGGATCATTGGTCGCATGCACGAATTGGGCTATATCGATAAAGCCCAACATGACGAAGCTATTAACGCGCCCATTGGTGTCCAGCTTTATCAAGAAAAGCTGGATGTTAATATGCCGTATTTAGCGGAAATGACGCGCGCGGCTTTGGTTGAGCGCTATGGTGAGCAAGTCATGCATGGCGGCTGGCGTGTACACTTGACGGTTGATAGTCAAGCACAAATAGATGCAGAAAAGGCAGTGTCATCTGGCTTGGTCGCTTACGAGCATCGCCATGGCTGGCGCGGCGCCGAAGCAAATGACGAACCGCTAGAGAATTTCAGGCGCTACAGCAATATGTCGCCTGCCAAAGTGACTAAAGTGAATACCAGTAGTTTTGAGGCAACTATGCTTTCAGGAAAAAGCGTGACCGTCAATTGGTCTGGCATGCGCTGGGCACGCAAATATATCTCTGCTGATCGTATCGGTTATTTTCCAAGTAATGCCAGCCAAATAGTGAGTAAGAACGATATTATTCGCCTGATACCTACTGCTAGTGGTGGTTGGCAGCTTGGTCAAATACCTGAAGTACAAGGTAGTTTGGTTTCTCTAAATCCTGATACCGGCGGCGTTCGCGCCTTGGTCGGTGGCTTTGATTTTAATCATAGTAAATTCAACCGTGCTCTGCAGGGCTGGCGTCAAACGGGATCCACCATTAAACCTCTTGTCTATACCGCCGCTTTAGAAAAAGGCTATCGTCCAGACAGTATAGTCTCCGATCGCCCCCTTCAAGTAGGTGACTGGAAGCCGAAAAATTCCGATGGTCGCTTCTTAGGTGATATTACGTTAAGCCGCGGACTTTATTTATCACGTAACTTAGTGTCTATTCGCTTGCTGCAAGCAATTGGTGTCTCTGATGCTCGCAACTTATTAGATGAATTTGGTCTTGATAAAGAAAAACTGCCAACTACTTTGTCTTTAGCATTGGGCACAGGTCAAGCAACCCCATTACAAATGGCAACCGCTTACGCCACCTTTGCCAATGGTGGGCATCGCATTCAGCCTTATTTTATCGAACAAATTTATAATTATAATAACAAGCTTTTATTTCAAGCCAATCCTCAGCAAGCTTGTGCCCTATGTTTCAATGAGCAGCTCAACGATGTCAATAAAAAACTGACCGAAGAGTATGATGCAAAAATAGAGGCTGATAAGGTAGACAGCACCACTACCAAAGACAGTAAAAAGACAGACTTGAGCATCTATGATGCCAGCCCAGAATCGGATCGTTTAAAAGCACCGGTCGTACAGTACGTGCGCGCCGAACAAGCACCACGTATTTTAACGCCTAAAGTAGCTTATGAGATGGCAGATATTTTACGTGATGTGATACAGCGTGGAACTGCGGTAAAAGCCAGATCTTTGGGACGTGATGATATTGGCGGCAAGACAGGGACCACCAATGAAGCAAAAGATGCTTGGTTTGCAGGCTTCCACCCTACCAATGCTACCGTCGTCTGGATGGGGTTTGACCAACCATCAACCATGGGTCGTCGCGAATATGGTGGTGTGGCAGCATTACCTGTTTGGATGGATTTTATGAAAGCCCAGCTCAAAGACACGCCTAGCCAATGGGTCTCTATTAATAACCGTGCCAAATCCAAAAAGCAAAGCATTATAGAGATGATGGATAAAGGGGTCACTGAACTTGATGGCGAAGATACTGATGTAGGCAAATCGGAAAAACCGGTCAAGACATCTATTCAAAAGCGCCAGCCACCTACTCCAAAACCTGTTGAAACGCCGGAAGGTACGACCGTAGCTAAACCTACTAATAACGGTATTATTAATAGCCCAGCGCAGCAACCAAAACCATTAGTAGTCAAGCCTGTAGAGCGTATGCCAGCGATGCCTGAGTAA
- a CDS encoding DUF6586 family protein, with the protein MADKTRVAKYQADRTNQKLYFCRLACQAAANTTDKQLYQAHCETAIFHLYGTFLAFLQELGHFYNITLTTPTLLDIEEALSERTQVSPEIQRLQQLQQQGFLADIEHAYHRCLYAVVSDHIVDKTASNDKTEGTVELPDLIVNVVTLSNQWLPDDATIREWRQQFLELIEQLRAGMVEF; encoded by the coding sequence ATGGCAGATAAAACTCGCGTTGCCAAATACCAAGCTGACCGTACCAATCAAAAGCTATATTTTTGTCGCCTTGCCTGTCAAGCCGCTGCAAATACAACTGACAAACAGCTATATCAAGCGCATTGTGAGACCGCTATTTTTCATTTATACGGTACGTTTTTAGCTTTTTTACAAGAGCTGGGTCATTTTTATAATATAACGCTGACGACGCCGACGTTGCTAGATATTGAAGAGGCACTCAGCGAGCGTACGCAAGTATCACCTGAAATACAGCGATTACAGCAGTTACAACAGCAGGGGTTTTTAGCAGATATAGAACATGCATATCACCGTTGTTTATATGCCGTGGTATCTGATCATATAGTTGATAAAACAGCATCAAATGACAAGACGGAAGGAACAGTAGAGTTGCCCGACTTGATTGTAAATGTCGTGACACTGTCGAATCAATGGTTGCCAGATGATGCGACTATACGTGAATGGCGCCAGCAGTTTTTGGAGCTGATTGAACAGCTACGTGCTGGTATGGTAGAGTTTTAG